In the genome of Pseudomonas sp. LBUM920, one region contains:
- a CDS encoding Na+/H+ antiporter subunit C has translation MEEVIAIAIGVLAASGVWLILRPRTFQVVMGLCLLSYGVNLFIFSMGSLFIGKEPIIKDGVPQDLLHYTDPLPQALVLTAIVISFAMTALFLVVLLASRGLTGTDHVDGREPKE, from the coding sequence ATGGAAGAAGTCATCGCAATTGCCATTGGGGTCCTGGCGGCCTCCGGCGTCTGGCTGATCCTGCGGCCACGGACGTTCCAGGTGGTGATGGGCCTGTGCCTGCTGTCGTACGGGGTCAACCTGTTCATTTTCAGCATGGGCAGCCTGTTTATCGGCAAGGAGCCGATCATCAAGGACGGCGTGCCGCAAGACTTGCTCCACTACACCGATCCCCTGCCCCAGGCGCTGGTACTGACGGCCATCGTGATCAGCTTCGCCATGACCGCGCTGTTCCTGGTGGTGCTGTTGGCCTCCCGCGGGCTGACCGGCACTGACCATGTAGACGGTCGGGAGCCCAAGGAATGA
- a CDS encoding monovalent cation/H+ antiporter subunit A, which translates to MSLIVLLLLPFIGSCLAALLPHNARNTESLLAGLVALVGTIQVALLYPQIAHGGVIREEFMWLPSLGLNFVLRMDGFAWLFSMLVLGIGSLVSLYARYYMSPDDPVPRFFAFFLAFMGAMLGLVISGNLIQIVFFWELTSLFSFLLIGYWHHRADARRGAYMALMVTGAGGLCLLAGVMLLGHIVGSYDLDQVLAAGDQIRAHSLYPVMLALVLIGALSKSAQFPFHFWLPHAMAAPTPVSAYLHSATMVKAGVFLLARLWPSLSGSEEWFWIVGGAGAITLLLGAYCAMFQNDLKGLLAYSTISHLGLITLLLGLNSPLAAVAAVFHILNHATFKASLFMAAGIIDHESGTRDIRKLSGLVRLIPFTATLAMVASASMAGVPLLNGFLSKEMFFAETVFISATAWVEIALPMIATIAGTFSVAYALRFTVDVFFGPPATDLPHTPHEPPRWMRAPVELLVFTCLLVGIFPAQVVGSILAAAALPVVGGVLPEYSLAIWHGWNAPMIMSLVAMSGGVVLYLLLRKQLKRGRFKYPPVISYFNGKRMFERSLVVMMRGVRRIEKRISTKRLQTQLFLLVMAAVIAGLIPMLNSGLSWGDRPKIPGSIVFVTLWLLAIACALGAAWQAKYHRLAALTMVSVCGLMTCITFVWFSAPDLALTQLVVEVVTTVLILLGLRWLPRRIEEVSPLPSSLRKARIRRLRDFLLSTVVGGGMALLSYAMLTRQTPNDISSFYLSRALPEGGGSNVVNVMLVDFRGFDTFGEITVLGAVALTVYALLRRFRPSKESMQLPAQQRQLAPDVATDLVNPRQASDTALGFMMVPAVLVRLLLPIALVVSFYLFMRGHNQPGGGFVAGLVMSVAFILQYMVAGTQWVEAQMSLRPMRWMGFGLLSATLTGLGALFAGYPFLTTHTWHFSVPVLGDIHIASALFFDVGVYAMVVGSTLLMLTALGHQSVRAHKPSNQAKKVVAATQGAA; encoded by the coding sequence ATGTCCCTGATAGTTCTACTGCTTCTGCCTTTTATTGGCAGCTGTCTGGCGGCCTTGCTGCCGCACAATGCACGTAACACCGAATCCCTGCTGGCTGGCCTCGTGGCCCTGGTCGGCACCATTCAAGTCGCCCTGCTCTACCCTCAGATCGCCCACGGTGGCGTGATCCGCGAAGAATTCATGTGGTTGCCCAGCCTTGGGTTGAACTTCGTGCTGCGCATGGATGGGTTCGCCTGGCTGTTCTCGATGCTGGTGCTGGGCATCGGCTCGCTGGTGTCGCTGTATGCGCGCTACTACATGTCGCCGGACGACCCGGTGCCGCGTTTCTTCGCGTTTTTCCTGGCCTTCATGGGCGCCATGCTCGGGCTGGTGATTTCCGGCAACCTGATCCAGATCGTGTTCTTCTGGGAACTGACCAGCCTGTTCTCGTTCCTGCTGATCGGCTATTGGCACCACCGCGCCGATGCCAGGCGCGGTGCCTATATGGCGCTGATGGTCACCGGCGCGGGCGGCCTGTGCCTGTTGGCCGGCGTGATGCTGCTGGGGCATATCGTCGGCAGCTATGACCTGGACCAGGTGCTGGCGGCGGGCGATCAGATTCGCGCGCACTCGCTGTACCCGGTCATGCTCGCCTTGGTGCTGATCGGCGCCCTGAGCAAAAGTGCACAGTTCCCTTTCCACTTCTGGCTGCCCCACGCGATGGCGGCACCGACGCCGGTTTCGGCCTACCTGCACTCGGCGACGATGGTGAAGGCCGGCGTGTTCCTGCTGGCCCGCCTGTGGCCGTCGCTGTCCGGCAGCGAAGAATGGTTCTGGATCGTCGGCGGTGCCGGCGCCATCACCCTCCTCCTCGGCGCTTACTGCGCCATGTTTCAAAACGATCTCAAGGGCCTACTGGCCTACTCCACCATCAGCCACCTCGGGCTGATCACCCTGCTGCTGGGCCTCAACAGCCCGCTGGCCGCCGTCGCTGCGGTGTTCCATATCCTCAACCACGCCACGTTCAAGGCCTCGCTGTTCATGGCCGCGGGCATCATTGACCACGAAAGCGGCACCCGCGATATTCGCAAGCTCAGCGGTCTGGTGCGCCTGATCCCGTTTACCGCGACCCTGGCGATGGTAGCCAGCGCGTCGATGGCCGGGGTGCCGTTGCTCAATGGCTTCCTGTCCAAAGAGATGTTCTTCGCTGAAACGGTATTTATCTCGGCGACCGCCTGGGTGGAAATTGCCCTGCCGATGATTGCAACCATCGCCGGCACCTTCAGCGTCGCCTATGCGCTGCGCTTTACCGTCGATGTGTTCTTCGGCCCGCCCGCAACCGACCTGCCGCACACGCCCCACGAACCGCCGCGCTGGATGCGCGCGCCGGTAGAACTGCTGGTGTTCACCTGTCTGCTGGTGGGCATCTTCCCGGCCCAGGTGGTCGGCTCGATCCTCGCCGCTGCCGCACTGCCGGTGGTCGGTGGCGTACTGCCCGAGTACAGCCTGGCGATCTGGCACGGCTGGAACGCGCCGATGATCATGAGCCTGGTGGCGATGTCCGGCGGCGTGGTGCTCTACCTGCTGCTGCGCAAACAGCTCAAGCGGGGCCGCTTCAAGTACCCGCCGGTCATCAGCTACTTCAACGGCAAGCGCATGTTCGAACGCAGCCTGGTGGTGATGATGCGCGGCGTGCGCCGGATCGAAAAACGCATCAGCACCAAACGCCTGCAGACCCAGCTGTTCCTGCTGGTGATGGCAGCGGTGATTGCAGGTTTGATCCCGATGCTCAACAGCGGCCTCAGTTGGGGCGACCGGCCGAAAATCCCGGGCTCCATTGTGTTTGTGACCCTGTGGCTGCTGGCGATTGCCTGCGCCCTCGGCGCCGCCTGGCAAGCCAAGTATCACCGGCTGGCGGCCCTGACCATGGTCAGCGTGTGCGGCTTGATGACCTGCATCACCTTCGTATGGTTCTCGGCGCCGGACCTGGCGTTGACGCAGTTGGTCGTCGAAGTGGTGACCACCGTGCTTATCCTACTGGGCCTGCGCTGGCTGCCACGGCGGATCGAAGAAGTGTCGCCACTGCCCAGCTCGTTGCGCAAGGCGCGCATTCGCCGCCTGCGTGACTTCCTGCTGTCCACCGTGGTGGGCGGCGGCATGGCGCTGCTGTCCTACGCGATGCTGACCCGCCAGACCCCTAACGACATCTCCTCGTTCTACCTCAGCCGCGCCCTGCCCGAAGGCGGCGGCAGCAACGTCGTGAACGTGATGCTGGTCGACTTCCGTGGCTTCGACACCTTCGGCGAAATTACCGTACTCGGCGCCGTGGCGCTGACGGTGTATGCCCTGCTGCGGCGCTTCCGCCCGTCCAAAGAAAGCATGCAACTGCCCGCGCAACAGCGCCAGTTGGCGCCGGACGTGGCCACCGACCTGGTCAACCCGCGCCAGGCCAGCGACACTGCGCTGGGCTTCATGATGGTGCCGGCGGTGCTGGTGCGCCTGCTGCTGCCAATTGCGCTGGTGGTGTCGTTCTACCTGTTCATGCGCGGTCATAACCAGCCGGGCGGCGGCTTTGTCGCAGGCCTGGTGATGTCGGTAGCGTTCATCCTGCAATACATGGTTGCCGGTACGCAGTGGGTTGAGGCGCAGATGAGCCTGCGGCCAATGCGCTGGATGGGTTTTGGCCTGCTTTCGGCCACCCTGACCGGGCTCGGCGCACTGTTTGCCGGTTACCCGTTCCTCACCACCCATACCTGGCATTTCAGCGTGCCCGTGCTCGGCGATATCCATATCGCCAGCGCGCTGTTCTTCGACGTCGGCGTGTACGCCATGGTCGTCGGTTCCACGCTGCTGATGCTCACCGCCCTCGGCCACCAGTCCGTGCGGGCCCACAAACCGAGCAACCAGGCGAAAAAAGTGGTTGCCGCAACGCAAGGAGCCGCCTGA
- a CDS encoding helix-turn-helix domain-containing protein — MHKENPHRASVLQHVSQNVRRLRHAADMSQTALSEKSGVSRRMLVAIEAGEKNVSLSTLDRVAEALDVAFSDLIQAPDASDHSRINELAWAGDIPGSKAVLLAKATARREVELWEMRLEPGDRYSPEPDPEGWSVQLFVFEGRLTLILDDEEKHVATGEFFMFASRQAHGYRNDGEVAVRFVRNVVI, encoded by the coding sequence GTGCACAAAGAAAATCCACATCGGGCGTCGGTCCTGCAACACGTCAGCCAGAACGTCCGTCGTCTGCGGCATGCTGCCGACATGAGCCAGACCGCGCTATCGGAAAAGTCCGGCGTCAGCCGGCGCATGCTGGTGGCCATCGAGGCGGGCGAGAAGAATGTCAGCCTGTCCACCCTGGACCGCGTCGCCGAAGCCCTGGATGTGGCCTTCAGCGACTTGATCCAGGCGCCGGATGCCAGCGATCACAGCCGCATCAACGAGCTGGCGTGGGCCGGCGACATTCCCGGCAGTAAAGCCGTATTGCTGGCCAAGGCCACTGCTCGGCGCGAGGTGGAGTTGTGGGAGATGCGCCTGGAACCGGGCGACCGTTACAGCCCGGAACCCGACCCGGAAGGCTGGAGCGTGCAGCTGTTTGTGTTCGAAGGCCGCCTGACCCTGATCCTCGATGACGAAGAAAAACACGTGGCCACCGGTGAGTTCTTCATGTTCGCCAGCCGCCAGGCCCACGGCTATCGCAATGATGGTGAGGTGGCGGTGCGCTTTGTGCGCAACGTGGTGATCTAA
- a CDS encoding DMT family transporter, translated as MTAPNPSSRFNRFSKAECILVVITMIWGGTFLLVQHAMTVSGPMFFVGLRFAAAAIVVGFFSLRTLRGLTLFELKAGAFIGTSIMFGYGMQTIGLQTIPSSQSAFITALYVPFVPLLQWLVLGRRPGLMPAIGIMLAFTGLMLLTGPAGASLNFSPGEIATLICAVAVAAEIILISAFAGQVDVRRVTVVQLATASLLSFLMVVPMGEPLPGFSWLLVFSAVGLGLTSAVIQVAMNWAQQSVSPTRATLIYAGEPVWAGVIGRMAGERFPPIAMVGAALIVAAVIVSELKTKGQKAIDLQDEREQEQQG; from the coding sequence ATGACCGCCCCGAACCCCTCCTCACGCTTCAACCGTTTCAGCAAAGCCGAATGCATTCTCGTGGTGATCACCATGATCTGGGGCGGCACCTTTTTGCTCGTGCAACATGCGATGACGGTCAGCGGGCCGATGTTTTTCGTGGGTCTGCGGTTTGCCGCAGCGGCCATCGTGGTGGGGTTCTTTTCGTTGCGCACCCTGCGCGGCCTGACCTTGTTCGAGTTGAAAGCCGGCGCCTTCATCGGCACTTCGATCATGTTCGGCTACGGCATGCAGACCATCGGGCTGCAGACTATTCCGAGCAGTCAGTCGGCGTTCATCACGGCGCTGTATGTGCCGTTCGTGCCGCTGCTGCAGTGGTTGGTGCTGGGTCGCCGCCCAGGGCTGATGCCGGCCATCGGCATCATGCTGGCATTTACCGGCTTGATGTTGCTCACCGGCCCGGCAGGCGCGTCGCTGAACTTCAGCCCCGGCGAAATCGCCACGCTGATCTGTGCAGTGGCGGTGGCCGCCGAAATTATTCTGATCAGCGCGTTTGCCGGGCAGGTGGATGTACGCCGGGTGACCGTGGTGCAACTGGCCACGGCGTCGTTATTGTCGTTTCTGATGGTGGTACCGATGGGGGAACCCTTGCCAGGGTTTTCCTGGTTACTGGTATTCAGTGCCGTAGGCCTTGGCTTGACCAGCGCGGTGATCCAGGTCGCGATGAACTGGGCGCAGCAGAGTGTCTCGCCGACACGCGCCACCTTGATCTACGCCGGTGAACCGGTGTGGGCCGGCGTGATCGGGCGAATGGCCGGTGAGCGCTTCCCGCCGATCGCGATGGTGGGGGCGGCGTTGATTGTGGCGGCAGTGATTGTGAGTGAGCTGAAGACTAAAGGGCAGAAGGCCATCGACCTGCAGGATGAAAGGGAACAGGAACAGCAGGGCTAG
- a CDS encoding monovalent cation/H+ antiporter subunit D: MTWINQLIVAPILLPLLTAALMLMLGEKRRPLKAKINLFSSVVGLGIAVLLLYWTQQGGPGSIGVYLPGNWQVPFGIVLVVDQLSAMMLVLTGIIGVSALLFAMARWDRAGTSFHALFQIQMMGLYGAFLTADLFNLFVFFEVLLAASYGLMLHGSGRARVSSGLHYIAINLLASSLFLIGAAMIYGVTGTLNFADLALKIPLVPEADRGLLHAGAAILATAFLAKAGMWPLNFWLAPAYSSASAPVAAMFAIMTKVGVYTVLRLWTLLFSGQAGASALFGGDWLVYGGMATIICAALAMVAAQRLERMASLSILVSAGILLSAVGFAQPSLTAGALFYLVSSTLALSALFLLAELIERSRSANDLPLDEEIDALPKAMESLHPRPGVNLDDEQKAVVGQVIPWTMAFLGLSFVACALLIIGMPPLSGFIGKLSLLSALVNPLGLGNAVDEPIRPAAWGLVTLLILSGLASLIAFARLGIQRFWTPEERPSPLLRRYECLPIFFLLGLSILLTFKAEPLMRYTQATAESLNNPEHYVMAVLATRPVPSPEAKTAALEVQP, from the coding sequence ATGACGTGGATCAATCAACTGATCGTCGCGCCGATCCTGCTGCCGTTGCTGACCGCCGCGCTGATGCTGATGCTCGGCGAAAAACGCCGTCCGCTGAAGGCAAAAATCAACCTGTTCTCCAGCGTCGTCGGCCTGGGCATCGCCGTCCTGCTGCTGTACTGGACACAACAAGGCGGCCCCGGCTCGATCGGCGTGTACCTGCCGGGCAACTGGCAGGTACCGTTCGGCATCGTGCTGGTGGTGGACCAACTGTCGGCGATGATGCTGGTGCTCACCGGGATTATCGGCGTGAGTGCGCTGCTGTTCGCCATGGCCCGTTGGGACCGTGCCGGTACCAGCTTCCACGCGCTGTTCCAGATCCAGATGATGGGCCTGTACGGCGCCTTCCTGACAGCGGACCTGTTCAACCTGTTCGTGTTCTTCGAAGTGCTGCTGGCGGCGTCCTACGGCTTGATGCTGCACGGCTCGGGCCGTGCGCGAGTGTCGTCGGGGCTGCATTACATCGCGATCAACCTGCTGGCCTCGTCGCTGTTCCTGATTGGCGCGGCGATGATCTATGGCGTCACCGGCACGCTGAACTTTGCTGACCTGGCGCTGAAAATCCCATTGGTGCCAGAGGCCGATCGCGGCCTGTTGCATGCCGGTGCGGCGATTCTGGCAACAGCATTCCTGGCCAAAGCCGGCATGTGGCCGCTGAACTTCTGGCTGGCGCCCGCCTACTCCTCGGCCAGCGCGCCGGTGGCCGCGATGTTTGCGATCATGACCAAGGTGGGCGTGTACACCGTGCTGCGCCTGTGGACGTTGCTGTTTTCGGGGCAAGCCGGTGCTTCGGCACTGTTCGGCGGCGACTGGCTGGTGTACGGCGGCATGGCAACGATCATTTGCGCCGCATTGGCGATGGTCGCGGCGCAGCGGCTCGAACGCATGGCCAGCTTGAGCATTTTGGTGTCGGCAGGGATTCTGTTGTCGGCCGTGGGCTTTGCTCAGCCAAGCCTGACGGCCGGAGCGCTGTTCTATCTGGTCAGCTCGACGCTGGCATTGAGCGCGCTGTTCCTGCTGGCCGAACTGATCGAGCGTTCGCGCTCGGCCAATGACCTGCCGCTGGACGAGGAAATCGACGCGCTGCCCAAGGCCATGGAATCGTTGCATCCACGGCCCGGCGTGAACCTCGACGATGAACAGAAAGCCGTGGTCGGCCAGGTGATTCCATGGACGATGGCCTTCCTCGGCTTGAGCTTTGTCGCCTGCGCATTGCTGATTATCGGCATGCCACCTCTGTCTGGCTTCATCGGCAAGCTCAGCCTGTTGAGCGCGCTGGTTAACCCGCTGGGGCTGGGAAATGCCGTGGATGAACCCATACGCCCCGCCGCCTGGGGCTTGGTGACCTTGCTGATCCTGTCGGGCCTGGCGTCGCTGATCGCCTTCGCCCGCCTGGGCATCCAGCGCTTCTGGACGCCGGAAGAACGCCCCTCGCCGTTGCTGCGCCGCTACGAGTGCCTGCCGATCTTTTTCCTGCTCGGCCTGAGCATTCTCCTAACGTTCAAGGCCGAGCCGTTGATGCGCTACACCCAGGCCACTGCCGAAAGCCTGAACAACCCGGAACACTACGTGATGGCCGTCTTGGCGACGCGACCGGTGCCAAGCCCTGAAGCCAAGACCGCCGCCCTGGAGGTGCAGCCATGA